The nucleotide sequence TCCACACTTTGCAGGATGGTTTTTAGATAGCGTTTATAATAGAAAAATCAGTTGGGGCCAGTTGACTATATCTTACCCGATGAGTTTCCAATCGCTGATATAAGATAATACCTCAAACCATAGTGAGGAAAACTGTGCGTCAGTTATTCCTAAGCAATTCATTTTAGGATAGCATTGTGTCTGACTTTTCTAAGAGTAGTTATGAAATTCCTTTATCCCGGATTACGAATCCCGACCGGAAGCAAGATTCTACCAAACAAAAATTGAGTTTATTGACTATGGCTGTCAGTAAAGCCGGCAACCTGTAAAACCTTGCGAAAATGGAAGAAAATATTCTGCGAACTCATACACTTAGGCCTTCAAAAAGTTCAAAAAAAATGCTGTAACCGGCATTTTTTTATCCCCAGTTGATAAAAATAAATATTCATAAAATATTGTTAAACAAACAATTGTTAGCATTGTGTATTAAAAGTTATATATCAATTGATTATATTTTTTGAAAATAATCTTATTATACATAACTTAAAGGTGTTTTTTTTGAAAAAAAATTAATCGGTCCCATTTCGATCTAATTATTTCGTTAACAAAAACACAATACATGAGAAGGATTTTACTTTTAAGCACACTGCTGCTTGTGGGCAACTTTTTGCTCTGGGCGCAAACAAAAACAATTACAGGTACGGTAAAGGATGAATCGGGAAATGTCATACCCTTTGCTACTGTTTCAGAAAAAGGTACTAAAAATGCAGTATCAGCGGATGATCAGGGAAATTTTACCATTACTGGTAAACCAGGCACCGTACTCGAAGTATCCGCCACGGGATTTCAGACCCGCAGCCAGGAGGTGACCACGACTCCTGTAAATATTGTTCTTACAGCAGGACAGGGGCAGACCATACAGGAAGTGGTAGTTACCGCAATGGGACAGACCCGTACCCGGAACCAGGTACCCTTCGCCGCACAACAGATCAGCGGAGAACAGGTGAGCGCCACCCGTACCAATAACTTTGTCAACAATCTGTCGGGCAAAGTGGCCGGTCTGGAAATCCGCCAGAATAACTCGATGGGTGGTTCTTCCAACATCATCCTGCGCGGAATGAAGTCCATTACCGGCAACAACCAGGCGTTATTTGTGGTGGACGGGGTTCCATACAGCAATAGTAATGATAACAGCTCCGACCAAACCACCGGCCGTGGGGGATATGATTACGGGAACGGTGCGTCGGATCTGAACCCGGATGATATCGAAACCATCACTGTACTGAAGGGTGCTGCTTCCAGCGCACTGTATGGCTCCCGGGGAGCAAATGGTGTGATCATGATCACTACAAAGAAGGCCAAAAAGGGACTGGGGATCACATTAAATACCGGCTTTGGGATCGGGATCGTTGATAAAAGCACTTTTGCAAAATACCAGAAAGAGTATGGTGCCGGATACGGTTCGTATTACGGTCCGGACGGGGAGACCTACTTTAATGAATTTGACGTAAACGGCGATGGCGTGAATGACCTGGTTGTGCCTACAACGGAAGATGCTTCCTACGGCGCCCCGTTTGATCCCAACCTGCTGGTATACCAATGGAACGCCTTTGACAAAACATCTCCCTATTACAAAAAGGCCACACCCTGGGTAGGGGCACAGAACGACCCCTCTTCTTTTTTTGAGAAAGCTTTTTCGTCCAACCAGAGCATTCTCTTAAACGGCGGATCCGACAGGGGAGGCTTTAAACTCGGGTATACCCGCAACGATGATAAAGGGATTTTACCCAATGGCCGCCTGGCAAAAAATCTGCTGAGCTTTGGGGGATCCTATAATATTAATGATAAACTTACCGCCTCCATAGACGGAAACTTTTCCAATGTTGAAGGTAAAGGAAGATATGGAACGGGATACGATGATAAAAACCTTATGACAAACTTCCGGCAGTGGTGGGAAACCAACGTCGATGTGAAAGAACTCAAAGCAGCATACGACCGCACGCATAAGAATACGACCTGGAACTGGGCAGATCCCAGTACCGAAAGCGGACTGGTCCCTATTTTCTGGGATAACCCTTACTTTACAAGGTATCAGAATTATGAATCAGACAGCCGCAACCGCATTTTTGGAAATGTACAGCTCTCTTATAAGGTAACCGACTGGCTGAACCTCATAGGAAGGGTGGGACTGGATTCCTATAGCGAGCTGCAGGAAGAACGGCAGGCGGTGGGAAGTATCGGTATCCCTTCCTACCGA is from Niabella beijingensis and encodes:
- a CDS encoding SusC/RagA family TonB-linked outer membrane protein, producing MRRILLLSTLLLVGNFLLWAQTKTITGTVKDESGNVIPFATVSEKGTKNAVSADDQGNFTITGKPGTVLEVSATGFQTRSQEVTTTPVNIVLTAGQGQTIQEVVVTAMGQTRTRNQVPFAAQQISGEQVSATRTNNFVNNLSGKVAGLEIRQNNSMGGSSNIILRGMKSITGNNQALFVVDGVPYSNSNDNSSDQTTGRGGYDYGNGASDLNPDDIETITVLKGAASSALYGSRGANGVIMITTKKAKKGLGITLNTGFGIGIVDKSTFAKYQKEYGAGYGSYYGPDGETYFNEFDVNGDGVNDLVVPTTEDASYGAPFDPNLLVYQWNAFDKTSPYYKKATPWVGAQNDPSSFFEKAFSSNQSILLNGGSDRGGFKLGYTRNDDKGILPNGRLAKNLLSFGGSYNINDKLTASIDGNFSNVEGKGRYGTGYDDKNLMTNFRQWWETNVDVKELKAAYDRTHKNTTWNWADPSTESGLVPIFWDNPYFTRYQNYESDSRNRIFGNVQLSYKVTDWLNLIGRVGLDSYSELQEERQAVGSIGIPSYRRINRGRTETNFDFLANFNKELSTDFDLKGLLGTNIRREHQTSINAVTNGGLAIPGIYSLSNSLNPLVAPVEFDGKREVDGVFANATLTWRNMLTLDGSIRRDASSTLKKGNNVYYYPSASLGFAFSELLKDATWLSYGKFRANYAEVGNDAPMQIIYDVYNILPPFDGRPQSTLPPRKNFSDLLPERTKSTELGLEMSFLQNRVGFDLAYYNAKSINQIIPLPVSSATFYGFKYMNAGTISNKGIELSVNGRPVRTSDFTWDVVLNWSKNKNNVEKLYGDNDNFVLASFQGGVSLNATVGQPFGTIRGDNFVYTNGQKTVGEDGYYLFSPTSNEVIGNPNPDWIGGLRNSFRYKNLSLSFLIDVRKGGDVYSLDMSYGLQTGLYPETAGLNDQGKPLRNSLEEGGGVVLPGVTEDGKPNTTRVLNDNDLYGAYFPQAAFIYDASYVKLREALLSYSFPNQLFNSGKFFKGIDVSLIGRNLWIIHKNVPYADPEEGISSGNLQGYQGGAYPTVRTITLNFKFKF